One genomic region from Thiohalorhabdus denitrificans encodes:
- the nuoH gene encoding NADH-quinone oxidoreductase subunit NuoH, translating to MTLASWTFEYVLPVAWILAQIVAVLVPLMLAVAYLTFAERKVIGYIQLRVGPNRVGPRGWLQPIADALKLLFKESIFPTQSSKAVYIIAPLLSLGPALLAWAVIPFGPTYDTPIGEINPVLADIDVSLLFLLAVTALGIYGIIMAGWAANSKYAILGSMRAGAQMIAYEIAMGFALIGVIMAANSLNIGQIVEAQTGGIWNWYFLPLLPLFVVYFISGVAETNRAPFDVAEGESEIVAGFHVEYAGMTFALFFLAEYANMILISILTALLFLGGWDAPLPVAPFTWIPGPVWLLLKTALFLFFFLWFRATFPRYRYDQIMRLGWKVFIPVTLVWILVIAVANLTPLAPIFH from the coding sequence ATGACCTTGGCCTCATGGACATTCGAGTACGTCCTGCCGGTGGCCTGGATTCTGGCCCAGATCGTGGCCGTCCTCGTACCGCTGATGCTCGCGGTGGCCTACCTGACCTTCGCCGAGCGCAAGGTGATCGGCTACATCCAGCTACGGGTGGGACCCAACCGGGTCGGTCCGCGGGGCTGGCTGCAGCCCATCGCCGATGCCCTAAAGCTGCTGTTCAAGGAATCCATCTTCCCCACGCAGTCGAGCAAGGCCGTTTACATCATCGCCCCGCTCCTCTCGCTCGGTCCCGCGCTGCTGGCTTGGGCGGTGATCCCCTTCGGGCCCACCTACGACACCCCCATCGGGGAGATTAACCCCGTGCTGGCGGATATCGACGTCAGCCTGCTGTTCCTGCTGGCGGTAACGGCCCTGGGCATCTACGGCATCATCATGGCCGGCTGGGCCGCCAACTCGAAGTACGCGATCCTCGGCTCCATGCGGGCCGGCGCGCAGATGATCGCCTACGAGATCGCCATGGGCTTCGCCCTGATCGGGGTGATCATGGCGGCCAACAGCCTGAACATCGGCCAGATCGTGGAGGCGCAGACGGGGGGCATCTGGAATTGGTACTTCCTGCCCCTGCTGCCGCTGTTCGTGGTCTACTTCATCTCGGGCGTGGCGGAGACCAACCGGGCGCCCTTCGACGTGGCCGAGGGCGAATCGGAGATCGTGGCGGGCTTCCACGTGGAATACGCCGGCATGACCTTCGCCCTGTTCTTCCTGGCGGAATACGCCAACATGATCCTGATTTCCATCCTGACCGCCCTCCTGTTCCTGGGCGGATGGGATGCCCCGCTGCCGGTGGCCCCCTTTACCTGGATCCCGGGCCCCGTCTGGCTGCTGCTGAAGACAGCGCTGTTCCTGTTCTTCTTCCTCTGGTTCCGGGCTACCTTCCCGCGCTACCGCTATGACCAGATCATGCGGCTCGGCTGGAAGGTCTTCATCCCGGTGACGCTGGTGTGGATCCTGGTGATCGCCGTGGCCAACCTGACGCCCCTGGCCCCGATCTTCCACTGA
- the nuoG gene encoding NADH-quinone oxidoreductase subunit NuoG, with translation MAEIYINGEPHTVDDGQMIIEVTDQLGIDVPRFCYHRKLSVAANCRMCLVEVEKMRKPVPACATPISDGMHIHTHSETAVDARRGVMEFLLINHPLDCPICDQGGECDLQDLAMAHGSGHSRYQEEKRAVEDEDLGPLIETEMTRCIHCTRCVRFGQEVAGQMELGAAFRGEHMEIGTYVGSTVESELSGNMIDLCPVGALTSKPYRFTARVWEMKRHETVCPHCSVGCNMEIEEVQGQVKRALPVVNEAVNEEWICDKGRFSYEAVEHGRVTTPMIRRNGEWQEASWEAAFDAALRGLRSVGKDLAAVVAPTATLEEQWLTQHLVRGVGATEVDHRQHWADADFDSHIADATPLLGQTLEDLEAVDAALVIGGNPRKDQPLANHRLHKAAKKGAEISTLNPVAYPENFRYLAHLVHAPGAESPAVAALAAALARTTGESAPADVDPEEAGLEQEALDRVAHSLHQGERVAVLVGTQAQEHPQAAEIVAQARRLAGLAGARFGYLAPYANSVGAWAMGCVPHRGPGGDGVRQGRPATAFLGEEARKGYVVVGADPLVEAGDPVAARRALGEAEFRLVITSHWSATAEHADVVLPAAAHPENEGTYLSGEGRLQAMRPAANPAGEARPAWKILRVLAHSLGVPGSEFVEVDEVRTHAEAAVARAGVTLGGSPAEVAYEPEPQAVGGEGLWRIPSRHIYHDDLFVRHAPSLQEQFGGLRAFLHPDTAAELGLREYAEARFAGEGGAVWLPVHLDEGVPRGAAWIPAGEDSAPLGPAYGRVRVETNK, from the coding sequence ATGGCCGAGATCTATATAAACGGCGAGCCGCACACCGTCGACGACGGGCAGATGATCATCGAGGTCACCGACCAGCTAGGCATCGACGTGCCCCGGTTCTGCTACCACCGGAAGCTGTCGGTCGCGGCCAATTGCCGGATGTGCCTGGTGGAGGTGGAGAAGATGCGCAAGCCGGTGCCGGCCTGCGCGACCCCCATTTCCGACGGCATGCACATCCACACCCACTCGGAGACGGCCGTGGACGCCCGGCGCGGGGTGATGGAGTTCCTGCTCATCAACCACCCGCTGGACTGTCCCATCTGCGACCAGGGCGGCGAGTGCGACCTGCAGGACCTCGCCATGGCCCACGGCTCCGGCCATTCGCGCTACCAGGAAGAGAAGCGCGCGGTGGAGGACGAGGACCTCGGCCCCCTCATCGAGACCGAGATGACCCGGTGCATCCACTGCACCCGCTGCGTGCGCTTCGGCCAGGAGGTGGCCGGGCAGATGGAGCTCGGGGCCGCCTTCCGCGGCGAGCACATGGAGATCGGCACCTACGTGGGCAGCACGGTGGAGTCGGAGCTCTCCGGCAACATGATCGACCTCTGCCCGGTGGGGGCGCTCACCTCCAAGCCGTACCGCTTCACCGCCCGGGTGTGGGAGATGAAGCGCCACGAGACCGTGTGCCCCCACTGCTCGGTGGGCTGCAACATGGAGATCGAGGAGGTGCAGGGCCAGGTGAAGCGGGCCCTGCCGGTGGTGAACGAGGCGGTCAACGAGGAGTGGATCTGCGACAAGGGCCGCTTCTCCTACGAGGCCGTGGAGCACGGCCGGGTTACCACCCCCATGATCCGGCGGAACGGGGAGTGGCAGGAGGCCTCCTGGGAGGCGGCCTTCGATGCGGCGCTGCGGGGCCTGCGCTCGGTGGGCAAGGACCTTGCCGCCGTGGTGGCGCCCACCGCAACCCTGGAGGAGCAGTGGCTCACCCAGCATCTGGTGCGGGGGGTTGGCGCCACGGAGGTGGACCATCGCCAGCACTGGGCCGACGCCGACTTCGATAGCCACATCGCCGACGCCACCCCCCTGCTCGGGCAGACCCTGGAGGATCTGGAGGCGGTGGACGCGGCGCTGGTCATCGGCGGCAACCCCCGCAAGGACCAACCGCTGGCCAACCATCGGCTGCACAAGGCGGCCAAGAAGGGCGCCGAGATCTCCACCCTGAACCCCGTGGCCTACCCGGAGAACTTCCGGTACCTGGCTCACCTGGTCCATGCCCCCGGCGCCGAATCCCCGGCGGTGGCCGCGTTGGCTGCGGCCTTGGCCCGTACGACCGGGGAGTCCGCCCCGGCCGACGTGGACCCGGAGGAGGCCGGGCTGGAGCAGGAGGCCCTGGACCGAGTGGCCCACTCCCTCCATCAGGGGGAACGGGTGGCGGTGCTGGTGGGCACCCAGGCCCAGGAGCACCCGCAGGCCGCGGAGATCGTCGCCCAGGCCCGGCGCCTCGCCGGGTTGGCCGGAGCCCGCTTCGGGTACCTGGCGCCCTACGCCAACAGCGTGGGGGCCTGGGCCATGGGCTGCGTCCCGCATCGGGGTCCGGGCGGCGACGGCGTCCGCCAGGGCCGCCCGGCCACGGCCTTCCTCGGCGAGGAGGCCCGCAAGGGGTATGTGGTCGTCGGCGCCGATCCGCTGGTGGAGGCCGGGGATCCGGTGGCCGCCCGGCGGGCCCTCGGCGAGGCGGAATTCCGTCTTGTGATCACCAGCCACTGGTCGGCCACCGCGGAGCACGCCGATGTGGTGCTGCCCGCGGCGGCTCACCCTGAAAACGAGGGCACCTATCTGTCCGGGGAAGGCCGGCTGCAGGCCATGCGGCCGGCGGCCAACCCCGCCGGGGAGGCCCGGCCGGCCTGGAAGATCCTGCGGGTCCTCGCCCATAGCCTGGGTGTGCCGGGCAGTGAGTTCGTCGAGGTGGATGAGGTCCGGACCCACGCGGAGGCCGCGGTGGCTCGGGCCGGCGTCACCCTGGGCGGGTCCCCGGCGGAGGTCGCCTACGAGCCGGAGCCCCAGGCCGTGGGCGGGGAGGGTCTGTGGCGGATCCCCAGCCGGCACATCTACCACGACGATCTGTTCGTGCGGCACGCCCCGTCCCTCCAGGAGCAGTTCGGCGGCCTGCGGGCCTTCCTCCACCCCGACACCGCCGCCGAGCTCGGCCTCCGCGAGTACGCCGAGGCGCGCTTCGCCGGGGAGGGCGGGGCGGTCTGGCTGCCCGTGCATCTGGACGAGGGGGTTCCCCGCGGGGCCGCGTGGATTCCGGCTGGCGAGGACTCCGCCCCGCTGGGTCCCGCCTACGGGCGCGTGCGGGTGGAAACGAACAAGTAG
- the nuoF gene encoding NADH-quinone oxidoreductase subunit NuoF, giving the protein MPEYPKDYTLVTLAGTDRADSNTLQAYLDNGGYTAVQKVLRGGMTRDDVVAEVKRSGLRGRGGAGFPTGLKWSFMPADTPQPKYLACNADEAEPGTFKDRDIMRYNPHMLIEGMIIGGFAIDATVGYVYIRGEFWEPYVRVQEAIDEAYEAGYLGKDILGSGVDFDLYVHRGGGAYIAGEETAMLESIEGKKAMPRFKPPFPANHGIYGRPTTVNNVETLASVPAIINNGGDWFQSLGTPDSGGTKIFAVSGHVNRPGNYEVPMGTPFSELLELAGGVRNGNKLKAVIPGGPSVPMVPGEVIMDANMDYESLGQAGTMLGAGSVIVMDETTCIVKAVERVAKFFFHESCGQCTPCREGAGWLYRVVHRIEHGQGRPEDLELLEDIGSRIEGRTICAFGDAEVAPVVSSLKHFRDEYEYHIANKRCMVGAAAPAGKVAEAG; this is encoded by the coding sequence ATGCCCGAATATCCGAAGGACTACACGCTCGTCACCCTGGCCGGAACGGACCGGGCCGACTCCAATACCCTGCAGGCCTACCTGGACAACGGCGGGTACACCGCCGTCCAGAAGGTGCTGCGGGGCGGCATGACCCGGGACGACGTGGTCGCCGAGGTCAAGCGCTCCGGACTGCGCGGGCGCGGCGGCGCCGGCTTCCCCACGGGCCTGAAGTGGTCGTTCATGCCGGCCGACACGCCGCAGCCGAAGTACCTCGCCTGCAACGCCGACGAGGCGGAGCCCGGCACCTTCAAGGACCGGGACATCATGCGCTACAACCCGCACATGCTCATCGAGGGCATGATCATCGGCGGGTTCGCCATCGACGCCACGGTGGGCTACGTCTACATCCGCGGCGAGTTCTGGGAGCCTTACGTGCGGGTCCAGGAGGCGATCGACGAGGCCTATGAGGCGGGCTACCTGGGCAAGGACATCCTGGGCTCCGGGGTGGACTTTGACCTCTACGTCCACCGCGGCGGCGGCGCTTACATCGCCGGGGAGGAGACGGCGATGCTGGAGTCCATCGAGGGCAAGAAGGCCATGCCCCGGTTCAAGCCGCCGTTCCCCGCCAACCATGGCATCTACGGCCGGCCCACCACGGTGAACAACGTGGAGACCCTGGCCTCCGTGCCCGCCATCATCAACAACGGTGGCGACTGGTTCCAGTCCCTGGGTACCCCCGATTCCGGCGGCACCAAGATCTTCGCCGTATCCGGCCACGTGAACCGGCCGGGCAACTACGAGGTGCCCATGGGCACCCCGTTCTCGGAGCTCCTGGAGCTGGCCGGCGGGGTGCGCAACGGCAACAAGCTCAAGGCGGTGATCCCGGGCGGCCCGTCCGTGCCCATGGTGCCCGGCGAGGTGATCATGGACGCCAACATGGACTACGAGTCCCTGGGGCAGGCGGGGACCATGCTCGGCGCGGGCTCGGTGATCGTCATGGACGAGACCACCTGCATCGTGAAGGCGGTGGAGCGGGTGGCCAAGTTCTTCTTCCACGAGTCCTGCGGCCAGTGCACTCCGTGCCGGGAGGGGGCCGGCTGGCTCTACCGGGTGGTGCACCGCATCGAGCACGGGCAGGGCCGTCCGGAGGACCTGGAACTGCTGGAGGACATCGGCTCCCGGATCGAGGGGCGCACCATCTGCGCCTTCGGCGACGCCGAGGTGGCGCCGGTGGTCAGTTCCCTCAAGCATTTCCGTGACGAATACGAGTACCACATCGCCAACAAGCGCTGCATGGTGGGCGCCGCGGCCCCCGCCGGCAAGGTGGCCGAGGCGGGCTGA
- the nuoE gene encoding NADH-quinone oxidoreductase subunit NuoE: MQLSESVRKKIDEARAQYPAEQNRSALIWALHAAQDEYGWLDEPTLESIAEYLELEPIKVYEAATFYDMFNRSPVGRHQIKVCTNLSCMLCGSDGIVDHLRGKLGIDFGETTGDGRFTLTEVECLGACGGAPVIWIGKEYYEDVTPERMDEILAGLD; the protein is encoded by the coding sequence ATGCAACTCTCCGAGTCCGTTCGCAAGAAGATCGACGAGGCGCGGGCCCAGTACCCCGCGGAGCAGAACCGCTCGGCACTGATCTGGGCCCTGCACGCCGCGCAGGACGAATACGGGTGGCTGGATGAGCCGACCCTGGAGTCCATCGCCGAGTACCTGGAGCTGGAGCCCATCAAGGTCTACGAGGCGGCCACCTTCTACGACATGTTCAACCGCTCCCCGGTGGGCCGGCACCAGATCAAGGTGTGCACCAACCTGTCCTGCATGCTCTGCGGGTCCGACGGCATCGTCGACCACCTGCGCGGCAAGCTGGGGATCGACTTCGGGGAGACCACCGGGGACGGGCGCTTCACCCTCACCGAGGTGGAATGCCTGGGGGCCTGCGGCGGCGCCCCGGTGATCTGGATCGGCAAGGAATACTACGAGGACGTCACCCCCGAGCGGATGGACGAGATCCTCGCCGGCCTCGACTAA
- a CDS encoding NADH-quinone oxidoreductase subunit D, with translation MAEIRNYTLNFGPQHPAAHGVLRLVLELDGEVVQRADPHIGLLHRGTEKLAEHKTYMQALPYFDRLDYVSMLSNEHAFCLAIEKLRGIEVPERAQYIRVMFDEITRILNHLMWLGAHAMDIGAMTMFLYCFRDREYLMDAYEAASGARLHANYYRPGGVNRDLPDSMPKYQPSKWHSEKDVKEMNQYREGSLLDFIDAFTEFFPHSIDDFETLLTDNRIWKQRTVGVGVVSPERARQLGFSGPMLRGSGIEWDLRKKQPYAVYDRLDFRVPVGRTGDTYDRYLVRVEEMRESVKIIKQCVDWLRENPGPVKSDDYKVSPPPRAEMKQSMEALIHHFKLFTEGFHIPPGETYQAVEHPKGEFGVYLVSDGANKPYRVKIRAAGFPHLASMDEMARGHMLADVVTILGSQDIVFGEIDR, from the coding sequence ATGGCTGAGATCCGCAACTACACCCTCAACTTCGGCCCCCAGCATCCGGCCGCCCACGGGGTGCTGCGGCTGGTCCTGGAGCTCGACGGGGAGGTGGTGCAGCGGGCGGATCCCCACATCGGCCTGCTGCACCGCGGCACCGAGAAGCTCGCCGAGCACAAGACCTACATGCAGGCCCTGCCGTATTTCGACCGCCTGGACTACGTCTCCATGCTCTCCAATGAGCATGCCTTCTGCCTGGCGATCGAGAAGCTGCGGGGCATCGAGGTGCCGGAGCGGGCGCAGTACATCCGGGTCATGTTCGACGAGATCACCCGGATCCTGAACCACCTCATGTGGCTCGGCGCCCACGCCATGGATATCGGCGCCATGACCATGTTCCTGTACTGCTTCCGGGACCGGGAATACCTCATGGACGCCTACGAGGCGGCCAGTGGCGCCCGCCTGCACGCCAACTACTACCGCCCGGGCGGCGTGAACCGGGACCTCCCGGACTCCATGCCCAAATACCAGCCCTCCAAGTGGCACTCCGAGAAGGACGTCAAGGAGATGAACCAGTACCGGGAGGGCTCCCTCCTGGACTTCATCGACGCCTTCACCGAGTTCTTCCCGCACAGCATCGACGACTTCGAGACCCTCCTCACCGACAACCGCATCTGGAAGCAGCGGACGGTGGGGGTGGGCGTGGTCTCCCCCGAGCGGGCCCGGCAGCTCGGCTTCAGCGGCCCCATGCTGCGCGGTTCCGGCATCGAGTGGGACCTTCGCAAGAAGCAGCCCTACGCCGTGTACGACCGGCTGGATTTCCGGGTTCCGGTGGGGCGGACCGGGGATACCTACGACCGCTACCTCGTCCGCGTGGAGGAGATGCGCGAGTCGGTGAAGATCATCAAGCAGTGCGTGGACTGGCTGCGCGAGAACCCCGGCCCGGTGAAGAGCGACGACTACAAGGTGTCCCCGCCACCACGCGCGGAGATGAAGCAGTCCATGGAGGCCCTCATCCACCACTTCAAGCTGTTCACCGAGGGCTTCCACATTCCGCCGGGGGAGACCTACCAGGCGGTGGAGCACCCCAAGGGCGAGTTCGGGGTCTACCTGGTTTCCGACGGCGCCAACAAGCCCTACCGGGTGAAGATCCGGGCGGCCGGCTTCCCGCACTTGGCCTCCATGGACGAGATGGCCCGCGGCCACATGCTCGCGGACGTGGTGACCATCCTCGGGAGCCAGGACATCGTGTTCGGTGAGATCGACAGGTAA
- a CDS encoding NADH-quinone oxidoreductase subunit C: MALTQQTIEEPLRARFGDAILGVEECLGQWTVEVAPQSVREVCQHLRDDATFAFEQLVDVCGVDYLDYYDYPEDAPRFAAVYHLLSLSHNHRLRLRARVPEERPVVPSVVDVWASANWFEREAFDMYGIIFEGHPDLRRILTDYGFAGHPFRKDFPLEGHVEMRYDPDRQRVVYQPVTIEERNLVPRTHWQEAEEDG; encoded by the coding sequence ATGGCGCTTACCCAGCAAACCATTGAGGAGCCCCTGCGCGCCCGCTTCGGCGACGCCATCCTGGGCGTTGAGGAGTGCCTCGGGCAGTGGACGGTGGAGGTGGCTCCGCAATCCGTCCGCGAGGTGTGCCAGCACCTGCGCGACGACGCGACCTTCGCCTTCGAGCAGCTCGTCGATGTCTGCGGGGTGGACTACCTGGACTACTACGACTACCCCGAGGACGCCCCCCGCTTCGCCGCCGTCTACCACCTCCTGTCCCTGAGCCACAACCACCGGCTGCGCCTGCGGGCGCGGGTGCCCGAGGAGCGCCCCGTGGTGCCCTCGGTGGTGGATGTCTGGGCCAGCGCCAACTGGTTCGAGCGGGAGGCCTTCGACATGTACGGGATCATCTTCGAGGGCCATCCTGACCTGCGGCGGATCCTCACCGATTACGGCTTCGCCGGCCACCCTTTCCGCAAGGACTTCCCCCTGGAGGGCCACGTGGAGATGCGCTACGACCCCGATCGCCAGCGGGTGGTGTACCAGCCGGTGACCATCGAGGAGCGCAACCTGGTGCCGCGCACCCATTGGCAGGAGGCCGAGGAAGATGGCTGA
- a CDS encoding NuoB/complex I 20 kDa subunit family protein yields MGVEGALEKGVVTTTADQLVNWTRTGSLWPMTFGLACCAVEMMHTGAARYDMDRLGVVFRPSPRQSDVMIIAGTLVNKMAPALRKVYDQMTEPRWVISMGSCSNGGGYYHYSYSVVRGSDRIVPVDIYVAGCPPTAESLLYGIIQLQKKIKRTNTIARQ; encoded by the coding sequence ATGGGAGTAGAAGGGGCGCTTGAGAAGGGCGTGGTCACCACCACGGCCGACCAACTCGTGAACTGGACCCGCACCGGCTCGCTCTGGCCCATGACCTTCGGCCTCGCCTGCTGCGCGGTGGAGATGATGCACACCGGGGCCGCCCGCTACGACATGGACCGCCTGGGCGTGGTCTTCCGGCCCAGCCCGCGCCAGTCCGACGTCATGATCATCGCCGGAACCCTGGTCAACAAGATGGCGCCAGCCTTGCGCAAGGTCTACGACCAGATGACCGAGCCGCGCTGGGTGATCTCCATGGGAAGCTGCTCCAACGGGGGCGGCTACTACCACTACAGCTATTCCGTGGTCCGCGGTAGCGACCGCATCGTCCCCGTGGATATCTACGTGGCGGGCTGCCCGCCCACCGCGGAATCCCTGCTGTACGGGATCATCCAGCTGCAGAAGAAGATCAAGCGGACCAACACCATCGCCCGCCAGTAG
- a CDS encoding NADH-quinone oxidoreductase subunit A, giving the protein MLEQYLPILVFLVLALLIGVVALAINRLVAPRNPDPEKLSPYESGFEAFEDARMRFDVRYYLVAILFIIFDLEIAFLFPWSVVLDEMGATGFVAMAIFLGILVIGFVYEWKKGALEWE; this is encoded by the coding sequence ATGCTGGAACAGTATCTGCCCATCCTCGTCTTTCTGGTGCTCGCCCTGTTGATCGGGGTCGTGGCGCTTGCCATCAACCGCCTGGTGGCGCCGAGAAACCCGGACCCCGAAAAGCTGTCCCCCTATGAGAGCGGTTTCGAGGCCTTCGAGGACGCGCGCATGCGTTTCGATGTGCGCTACTACCTGGTGGCCATCCTGTTCATCATCTTCGACCTCGAGATCGCCTTCCTCTTCCCGTGGAGTGTGGTCCTCGATGAGATGGGCGCCACCGGCTTCGTCGCGATGGCGATCTTCCTGGGCATCCTGGTGATCGGCTTCGTGTACGAGTGGAAAAAAGGAGCCTTGGAATGGGAGTAG
- the secG gene encoding preprotein translocase subunit SecG: protein MVTFLWILHILVSIALIVVVLMQPGQAGGMGTAFGGGGSQSLFGSQGSTGFLGRLTAVLGTAFFLLSLTLAIFSTGGDESLMEQPEGAPGQQESVPTPPTDSAPPAEPQAPPVPGTTPGQGAGD, encoded by the coding sequence ATGGTCACGTTTCTGTGGATCCTTCACATCCTCGTCTCCATCGCGTTGATCGTGGTGGTCTTGATGCAGCCCGGTCAGGCCGGCGGAATGGGGACCGCCTTCGGCGGCGGGGGCTCCCAGTCCCTGTTCGGAAGCCAGGGGTCCACCGGGTTTCTGGGGCGCCTGACGGCGGTCCTCGGCACCGCCTTCTTCCTCCTGTCGCTCACCCTCGCGATATTCTCAACGGGCGGGGATGAGAGCCTCATGGAGCAGCCGGAAGGAGCGCCCGGGCAGCAGGAGTCCGTGCCCACGCCGCCGACGGATTCCGCTCCGCCGGCCGAGCCGCAGGCCCCACCCGTCCCCGGAACCACGCCGGGCCAGGGAGCGGGCGACTAG
- the tpiA gene encoding triose-phosphate isomerase, with protein MRQPLVVGNWKMNGRLGEAEELARAIAGAEVDWEHVSSGICPPFPLIDRVASAVQDSPVGWGAQNLHQEDSGAFTGEVAGPLLKDLGCTYVIVGHSERRDLFGESNELVAEKFFAAKRNGLIPILCVGETEAERDAGKAGEVVREQVQAVLGDGKEDVFRDAVIAYEPVWAIGTGRTATPEQAQEMHALIRGLIKEAYPITGQSLKILYGGSMKAASAPELMAQEDIDGGLIGGASLKADEFIGILRAAVASDL; from the coding sequence ATGCGCCAGCCGCTAGTGGTCGGCAACTGGAAGATGAACGGTCGCCTCGGCGAGGCCGAGGAGCTGGCCCGGGCCATCGCCGGGGCCGAGGTGGACTGGGAGCATGTGTCCTCCGGGATCTGCCCGCCTTTCCCGTTGATCGACCGGGTTGCCAGCGCGGTGCAGGACTCCCCGGTGGGCTGGGGCGCCCAGAACCTCCACCAGGAGGACAGCGGCGCCTTCACCGGCGAGGTGGCCGGGCCCCTGCTCAAGGATCTGGGCTGCACCTACGTGATCGTGGGCCATTCGGAGCGCCGGGACCTCTTCGGCGAGAGCAACGAACTGGTGGCCGAGAAGTTCTTCGCCGCCAAGCGCAACGGCCTGATCCCCATCCTCTGCGTGGGCGAAACCGAGGCGGAGCGCGACGCCGGCAAGGCCGGGGAGGTGGTGCGCGAGCAAGTCCAGGCCGTCCTGGGCGACGGCAAGGAGGACGTCTTCCGGGACGCGGTGATTGCCTATGAGCCGGTGTGGGCCATCGGTACCGGCCGCACTGCCACCCCCGAGCAGGCCCAGGAGATGCACGCCCTGATCCGTGGATTGATCAAAGAGGCTTATCCCATCACCGGCCAGTCCCTCAAGATCCTCTACGGCGGCTCCATGAAGGCCGCCTCCGCGCCGGAGCTGATGGCCCAGGAGGACATCGACGGCGGCCTGATCGGCGGGGCCTCCCTCAAGGCGGACGAATTCATCGGCATCCTGCGAGCGGCGGTGGCTTCCGACCTGTAG
- the glmM gene encoding phosphoglucosamine mutase — protein sequence MSGKRSLFGTDGVRGRVGEWPVTPDQVLKLGWAAGRVLAGDNGDHPRVVIGKDTRVSGYLLESALEAGLSAAGVDVLLIGPMPTPGIAYLTRALRADAGVVISASHNPFADNGIKLFGPEGCKLADEVEAAIEARMADPLLTAEPARLGKATRVDDAAGRYIEFCKHTFPKELTLEGMRLVVDCAHGATYRVAPQVFRELGAEVIEVGTRPDGFNINEQVGSTQPEAMTEQVVTHGADAGMAFDGDGDRVVFADSRGRIVDGDGVLYLAALEMQERGELNGGVVGTIMSNLGLEQALAAAGIPFERAAVGDRHVFQLLQDRGWILGGEPSGHVMCLTRNTTGDGIVTALMVLAELAHSGKSLDEAVADLPHCPQAQVSVRLTEQCEVDDLPAVAEVIREVEAELGEQGRVVVRNSGTEPKVRVMVEGREEAGTRALAERIAEVVRTEVGAAEV from the coding sequence TTGAGCGGAAAACGCAGCTTGTTCGGAACGGACGGCGTACGGGGCCGGGTGGGGGAATGGCCCGTCACCCCGGACCAGGTCCTGAAGCTCGGTTGGGCGGCGGGACGGGTCCTGGCCGGGGACAACGGGGATCATCCGCGGGTGGTGATCGGCAAGGACACCCGGGTGTCGGGGTATCTCCTGGAGTCGGCCCTGGAAGCTGGGCTGTCCGCGGCCGGGGTGGACGTCCTCCTCATCGGCCCCATGCCCACGCCCGGCATCGCCTATCTGACCCGCGCCCTGCGGGCGGACGCCGGGGTGGTGATCTCCGCCTCCCACAACCCCTTCGCTGACAACGGGATCAAGCTGTTCGGCCCGGAGGGGTGCAAGCTGGCCGACGAGGTGGAGGCGGCCATCGAGGCCCGCATGGCCGACCCCCTGCTTACGGCGGAGCCGGCGCGGCTGGGTAAGGCCACTCGCGTGGACGACGCCGCCGGTCGTTACATCGAGTTCTGCAAGCACACCTTCCCCAAGGAGCTGACCCTGGAGGGCATGCGCCTGGTGGTGGACTGTGCCCACGGGGCCACCTACCGCGTGGCGCCCCAGGTCTTCCGCGAGCTCGGGGCCGAGGTGATCGAGGTGGGCACCCGTCCGGACGGGTTCAACATCAACGAGCAGGTGGGCTCCACCCAGCCGGAGGCCATGACCGAGCAGGTGGTGACCCACGGCGCGGACGCGGGGATGGCCTTCGACGGCGACGGCGACCGGGTGGTGTTCGCCGACTCCCGGGGCCGCATCGTGGACGGCGACGGGGTCCTCTACCTGGCCGCCCTGGAGATGCAGGAGCGCGGCGAGCTCAACGGCGGGGTGGTGGGCACCATCATGTCCAACCTGGGGCTCGAGCAGGCCCTGGCCGCGGCGGGGATCCCCTTCGAGCGCGCGGCGGTGGGCGACCGCCATGTGTTCCAGCTGCTGCAGGACCGGGGCTGGATCCTGGGCGGCGAGCCTTCCGGCCACGTCATGTGCCTGACCCGCAACACCACCGGGGACGGCATCGTCACCGCCCTAATGGTGCTCGCCGAGCTGGCCCATTCCGGAAAGTCCCTGGACGAGGCGGTGGCCGACCTGCCGCATTGCCCCCAGGCCCAGGTGAGCGTGCGGCTGACCGAGCAGTGCGAGGTGGATGACCTCCCCGCGGTGGCCGAGGTCATCCGGGAGGTGGAGGCCGAGCTCGGCGAGCAGGGCCGGGTGGTGGTGCGCAACTCCGGGACCGAGCCCAAGGTCCGGGTGATGGTGGAGGGGCGTGAGGAGGCCGGCACCCGCGCCCTCGCCGAGCGAATCGCCGAGGTGGTGCGCACCGAGGTGGGCGCCGCAGAGGTCTGA